One Passer domesticus isolate bPasDom1 chromosome 29, bPasDom1.hap1, whole genome shotgun sequence DNA window includes the following coding sequences:
- the LOC135287487 gene encoding monocarboxylate transporter 13-like, which translates to MAGEGRPEPLTSPGTPRDHGPPGPPKTRPGPPDSPPGPPRYLRCFPRLTSWGIPAPGVPRAGGGASGAGLEAAAPSLCPLGVPVSPRCPLTLAGRCPFPPGALPALSAAFLQVALVSGSARALGLCLPPLGGAFGAPARAAAWVGSCPLAALQLGGPLAAALSARFGPRGVAMAGGALAGAGLFLGAFATRLEHLYLSLGGLTGLGWSLAFTPALGAVSRWFPRRRALATGLAVSGAAVSGLALAPLLPLALDAYGWRGALLLLAAVSLHLVAAAALLRPPRAPPEPPEPPGGLRALPWLLRHGAFLRYAAAFALLDAGYFVPFVHGAGRALELGCDGDRAAAVVAAMAALDGGGRLAGGWLAARPGAALLRQLAAWAALAGLAALALPLGRSFGALAALAAAYGGCAGAVAPLQFAGVAEVVGAGRAALAIGAMQMFESVGSLLGPPLAGWLRDVTGDFTVSFLAAGAFLLASSLLILTLPRAPPEPPPSPPEPL; encoded by the exons ATGGCGGGGgaggggcg CCCCGAGCCCCTCAcgagccccgggaccccccgggaccacggacccccgggaccccccaaaacccgcCCGGGACCCCCCGACTCCCCCCCGGGGCCTCCCCGGTACCTCCGGTGCTTCCCGCGCCTCACGAGCTGGGGAATCCCCGCTCCCGGCGTGCCccgcgcggggggcggggcttCGGGGGCGGGGCTTGAAGCCGCGGCGCCATCTCT gtgtcccctcggtgtcccggtgtcccctcggtgtcccctcaCGCTGGCGGGCCGCTGCCCGTTCCCGCCGGGCGCGCTCCCGGCGCTCTCCGCCGCCTTCCTGCAGGTGGCGCTCGTCAGCGGCTCCGCGCGCGCGCTCGGCCTCTGCCTGCCGCCGCTAGGGGGCGCCTTCGGGGCCCCGGCGCGCGCCGCCGCCTGGGTGGGGTCCTGCCCCCTAGCGGCGCTGCAGCTCGGAG GCCCGCTGGCGGCGGCGCTGAGCGCCCGGTTCGGCCCAAGGGGCGTGGCCATGGCCGGGGGGGCGCTGGCGGGGGCGGGGCTGTTCCTGGGAGCCTTCGCCACCCGCCTGGAGCACCTGTACCTGAGCCTGGGGGGGCTGACAG GCCTGGGCTGGTCGCTGGCCTTCACGCCGGCGCTGGGCGCCGTGTCCCGCTGGTTCCCGCGGCGCCGCGCGCTGGCCACCGGCCTCGCCGTCTCGGGCGCCGCCGTCTCGGGGCTGGCGCtggccccgctgctgccgctggcgcTGGACGCCTACGGCTGGCGCGgcgccctgctgctgctggccgccgTCTCCCTGCACCTGGTGGCCGCCGCCGCGCTGctgcgcccgccccgcgcccctccggagccccccgagccccccggcgGGCTCCGGGCGCTGCCGTGGCTGCTGCGGCACGGCGCCTTCCTGCGCTACGCCGCGGCCTTCGCCCTGCTCGACGCCGGCTACTTCGTGCCCTTCGTGCACGGCGCGGGCCGCGCgctggagctgggctgcgaCGGCGACCGCGCCGCCGCCGTGGTGGCCGCCATGGCGGCGCTCGACGGGGGCGGGCGGCTGGCGGGCGGCTGGCTGGCGGCGCGGCCCGGCGCGGCGCTGCTGCGGCAGCTGGCGGCCTGGGCGGCGCTGGCCGGGCTGGCGGCGTTGGCGCTGCCCCTCGGCAGGAGTTTCGGGGCGCTGGCGGCGCTGGCGGCGGCCTACGGGGGCTGCGCCGGGGCCGTGGCGCCGCTGCAGTTCGCCGGCGTGGCCGAGGTGgtcggggccgggcgggcggcgctGGCCATCGGGGCGATGCAGATGTTCGAGAGCGTGGGGTCCCTGCTGGGGCCGCCCCTGGCGG
- the LOC135287486 gene encoding LOW QUALITY PROTEIN: cellular tumor antigen p53-like (The sequence of the model RefSeq protein was modified relative to this genomic sequence to represent the inferred CDS: deleted 1 base in 1 codon): protein MAEELEPLLEGEGFLDLWNMLPNNINSMPEDLLEWQLSPPEAGEGPGVGEGPGVGEGRALPPPPAEPPPLPPSAVVPSTEDYGGEHDFRLEFRETGTAKSVTCTYSKALNKLFCRLAKPCPVQVRVGVRPPPGALLRALAVYKKSEHVAEVVRRCPHHERAGGGGETPNGGGGPPKMGGGDPKNGGGCQKKSGKIGGKLQRCPPPREGRRRR, encoded by the exons ATGGCCGAGGAGCTGGAGCCGCTGCTGGAGGGGGAGGGGTTCCTGGACCTCTGGAACAT GCTCCCCAATAACATCAACTCCATGCCCGAGGATCTGCTGGAATGG CAGCTGAGCCCCCCGGAGGCGGGGGAGGGGccgggggtgggggaggggccgggggtgggggaggggcgggcgCTGCCCCCGCCCCCCGCGGagcccccgcccctccccccctcGGCCGTGGTGCCCTCCACCGAGGACTACGGGGGCGAGCACGACTTCCGGCTGGAGTTCCGCGAGACCGGCACCGCCAAGAGCGTCACCTGCACC tacTCGAAGGCCCTGAACAAGCTGTTCTGCCGCCTGGCCAAGCCGTGCCCGGTGCAGGTGCGGGTGGGGGTC CGCCCGCCCCCCGGGGCGCTGCTCCGCGCTCTCGCCGTCTACAAGAAATCCGAGCACGTGGCCGAGGTGGTGCGGAGGTGCCCCCACCACGAGAgggccggcggcggcggtgaGACCCCAAATGGGGgagggggacccccaaaaatgggagggggggaccccaaaaatggggggggatgccaaaaaaaatcggggaaaattgggggaaaattgcaGAGGTGCCCCCCACCACGagaggggcggcggcggcggtga